The following nucleotide sequence is from Populus trichocarpa isolate Nisqually-1 chromosome 11, P.trichocarpa_v4.1, whole genome shotgun sequence.
TAATCAACACGGAGTACGTGCAGACAGATGCGAGTAGCTTCAAGTCAGTGGTGCAAAAGCTCACCGGCAAAGACTCTGCACCGTCAGGAAATAGGGATGAGCTAAAGATGGGTTTTTCGAGGAAGTTGGAATCAAGGGATCAGATCAGGGAAAAAAGGGTTCGATTGGACGTGGATGATAATGCGTCATATGCTAGTGGTGATCCAGTTTTGGTGAGAGATTTATCGTTTAAGGAGTTTGAAATATTGCTCAACGAGATGCCATCTGTGGATGAATTATACCGGTTATTATGTGCTGATATTTAGCTCATGCGCCTAACTCTTTCTTCATTCATCATTTGTGTTTAATGTTGAGATATTACAGATTCTTCAACAccagatacacacacacacacacacacctcatCATATCCTTGTTCGTTTTCATGGCTTGCAAGCACGGATTCATTAGTGCTGTAGAAAGAGTTAGCTTTTACtggaaattagaaagaaaactgGAGCTAGCAAAGAGGGAAAGCAAAGTTACAAATTAAAgatcaacaaaagaaaaatacaatctGCAGTTCTTGCAGTTGAATAAATTAAACTCAGCGCGAGAATGCTAATGCAATCATTTCTAAATTATaaggaagatatatatattttttcttttttctcactgCTATCATCCTCAAAGTTATGGCTGCTTGTTTGTGGCtgaaaatgaatgaatgaaagaaATTGACATGTCCTTGAGGACGTTGTGGTTTGAAACTAACCCCAGCTGTTTTGATCATTTATGGAGTAGTACCCCATCACAGCCCCATCAACAAATTAAGGGTCTTTTTGTTCACACCtacgtgttttttaaaaaaaatttaaaattattttgatgtttttttttattgttttggtgtaataatacaaaaaataaattttaaaaaataaaaaaataataaaaatttatgttttgaaaaataacatataaaaatattgttaattaatgtAATAAGTGATTTATAAGACTACTTTATTAAATGTTAATGTTGGTCTAAAAAACATTTCTCCATAAAATGGAGTAAACCTAAGTTGTTAATAtggaataattaatatattgttcAGTTAATCAACATAAGGTATGAGaatcactttttcttttttctttttcttctctctttttctagtCCTTGTTTTAGTGTCTTTATCTTGTCTTTTTTCTAGGTGTCTTCTAGGccttaatttatagttttgggaacccttttaaaataaaaaataaaatcaaccaattaatataaaatattgaaatatctCTTTTATTCTTTCCCTCTGGAATGAGAATCTAAAGTCTTGGAAATTTTATGGttaatgatcattttttttctattttttaattgtgtaggatctcttccttcttcttttttcttttttaccgtAATcggtgattttttaaatatcttcatTAAAATTTTGCATGTAACTCaggtcaattaaaatatatatatatttttaatttctacttTTATGAAAGATGATccctttctattctttttttttttatttaatcttttattatatgattCACTTCTCCATCATCTTGGTTATCCAAGTCTTATGACCCTAATTGCAGATTCGGTAGATTAACCTGAATTGATCTAATATGTTtatgtttcaatattaaaaaaaatatcacattgatttttttcatcaaactatatttttaccagtTGTTCGGATTTTTTCTAGACCTATTAAGTTGATCGAGTCATACTATGTCAACATtcatatgatttaaaatttatttttactaaaaaaacatattaacaacatctaaatattttttttttatgttcataaaaaattgatgtgattcacacacacacacacacacacacacacacacacatatatatatatatatatatatatatatatatatatatatattatgtatttttttttctttaaatgaagatccaatgaattttaaattagacAATAGCCATAACCTTCATTATTCCCATATTTACTTCATTTccaaaatttaaatctaaaacctTCCcagtaaaaattttaaattccagATTGTAACTTTGGAGGCTAATTAATGCTCTCTtgaatatttcattttatatgtCTCAATTTTGGGTTATTCGGTTGTTATATGAACACATACGTCCTAAAATATTAAcccattttttcttataaaacctCCCTtctgaagaaaaataatttatggacAACcactccttttgttttatttttcttctctgccgcttttttttttttgcaaaaagaaaaaagaaaaaattataattctgttttaataaatacccaatttatttaatcttttatgtGTTTGTAGTGTCGtttcaattgattgaaaaaatttgataataGTCAACAAATTTGAATCTTCGATTAATAGAGTCTTAATGCTATAAGTTATTTTTACTGATAATTGTAGCTTAAACTTGTAAACACACAATGttataagtttttgaaaaaaacaaattctaaattaagAATTCTAaagaatttagtttattttaatcaattcatAAAAACACTCattattacttaaaaatatagttaataGACTTGGCGTGAGATCTGACTTCATAAAAGATC
It contains:
- the LOC7471889 gene encoding VQ motif-containing protein 1, which encodes MAGLVREPVKVVIINTEYVQTDASSFKSVVQKLTGKDSAPSGNRDELKMGFSRKLESRDQIREKRVRLDVDDNASYASGDPVLVRDLSFKEFEILLNEMPSVDELYRLLCADI